From one Passer domesticus isolate bPasDom1 chromosome 15, bPasDom1.hap1, whole genome shotgun sequence genomic stretch:
- the TRAP1 gene encoding heat shock protein 75 kDa, mitochondrial, with protein sequence MAAARGGPWRCLLAALLRSGTAPRPRPPAAKGAACLQRQILHRWSLQHNAPASSIAAVRMYSTQTAESKEEEPLHTIISNTENVKGAASKHEFQAETKKLLDIVARSLYSEKEVFIRELISNGSDALEKLRHRLVSEAKALPELEIHLQTDSAKGTITIQDTGIGMTQEELISNLGTIARSGSKAFLEALQSQAEASSKIIGQFGVGFYSAFMVADKVEVFSQSAEPGSPGYHWSSDGSGMFEIAEASGVRAGTKIIIHLKEDCKEFANEDRVKEVVTKYSNFISFPLYLNGRRINTLQALWMLEPKDIGEWQHEEFYRFIAQAYDKPRYVLHYRADAPLNIRSIFYVPEQKPSMFDISREMGSSVALYSRKILIQTKAADILPKWLRFLRGVVDSEDIPLNLSRELLQESALIRKLRDVLQKRLIKFFIDQSKKDPEKYAKFFEEYGVFMREGIVTIAEQDVKEDIAKLLRYESSALPAGQLTGLAEYGSRMKAGSRNIYYLCAPNRHLAEHSPYFEAMKKKDMEVLFCYEQFDELTLLHLREFDKKKLISVETDIVVDHYKEEKFEESRPAGERLTEKEAEDLMAWMRNALGSRVTGVKVTTRLDTHPAMITVLEMGAARHFLRMQQLAKSQEERAQLLQPTLEINTGHALIKKLSELKDSQPDLAQMLLDQIYENAMIAAGLNEDPRPMVNRLNELLTRILEKN encoded by the exons atggcggcggcgcggggcgggccgTGGCGGTGTCTGCTCGCGGCCCTGCTGCGCTCCGGGACCGCGCCCCGGCCGCGCCCGCCCGCAG CAAAAGGAGCAGCATGTCTGCAGAGACAAATTCTCCACCGCTGGAGCCTCCAGCACAATGCTCCTGCCTCCAGCATTGCTGCTGTCAGGATGTACAGCACACAGACAGCAGAGAGCAAGGAGGAGGAGCCCCTGCACACCATCATCAGCAACACAGAGAACGTGAAAG GTGCAGCCTCTAAACATGAGTTCCAGGCTGAAACAAAGAAACTGCTGGACATTGTTGCCCGTTCCCTGTACTCAGAGAAAGAG GTGTTCATCCGGGAGCTGATCTCCAACGGCAGCGATGCGCTGGAGAAACTGCGGCACCGCCTGGTGAGCGAGGCCAAGGCCTTGCCAGAGCTGGAGATCCACCTGCAGACAGACAGTGCAAAGGGCACCATCACCATCCAG GACACAGGTATTGGGATGACCCAGGAGGAGCTGATTTCTAACCTTGGTACCATTGCTCGATCAGGCTCAAAG GCTTTTCTagaagctctgcagagccaaGCTGAAGCCAGCAGTAAAATCATCGGCCAGTTTGGAGTGGGTTTCTATTCAGCCTTCATGGTGGCTGATAAAGTGGAGGTGTTCTCCCAgtcagcagagccaggcagcccaggctACCACTGGTCATCTGATGG TTCAGGGATGTTTGAGATTGCAGAAGCATCTGGGGTCAGAGCTGGGACTAAGATTATTATACACCTCAAAGAAGACTGCAAAGAGTTTGCAAATGAAGACCGAGTCAAGG AGGTGGTGACAAAATACAGCAACTTCATCAGCTTCCCCCTGTACCTCAATGGGAGAAGAATTAACACATTACAG gcTCTGTGGATGCTGGAGCCCAAGGACATCGGTGAGTGGCAGCACGAGGAGTTTTACCGCTTCATAGCGCAGGCTTACGACAAGCCGCGCTACGTCCTGCACTACCGCGCCGACGCTCCCCTCAACATCCGCAGCATCTTCTACGTGCCCGAGCAG aagCCATCCATGTTTGACATCAGCAGGGAAATGGGCTCCAGCGTTGCTCTCTACAGCCGCAAAATCCTCATCCAAACCAAAGCTGCAGACATCCTGCCCAAGTGGCTGCGCTTCCTTAGAG GTGTTGTGGACAGTGAGGATATACCCCTGAATCTCAGCAGGGAGCTTCTGCAGGAGAGTGCCCTGATCAG GAAGCTCCGTGATGTTTTGCAGAAGAGGTTGATCAAGTTCTTCATTGACCAGAGCAAGAAGGACCCTGAGAAATATGCCAAATTCTTTGAGGAGTACGGGGTATTCATGAGAGAGGGGATTGTCACGATAGCAGAGCAGGATGTCAAG GAGGACATAGCCAAGCTGCTGCGTTACGAGTCGTCGGCGCTGCCCGCGGGGCAGCTGACCGGCCTGGCCGAGTACGGCTCGCGCATGAAGGCCGGCAGCAGGAACATCTACTACCTGTGTGCGCCCAACCGGCACCTGGCCGAGCACTCGCCCTACTTCGAggccatgaagaagaaggacatggag GTGCTGTTCTGCTATGAGCAGTTTGATGAGCTGACACTCTTGCACCTCCGGGAGTTTGACAAGAAGAAGCTGATCTCTGTGGAGACAGACATTGTTGTTGATCACTACAAGGAAGAGAAGTTTGAGGAGAGCCGCCCAG ctggagaaCGTCTGACAGAGAAGGAGGCTGAGGATCTGATGGCCTGGATGAGGAATGCCTTAGGCTCTCGAGTCACTGGGGTGAAG GTGACCACGCGGCTGGACACGCACCCTGCCATGATCACCGTGCTGGAGATGGGCGCTGCCCGCCACTTCCTGCGCATGCAGCAGCTGGCCAAGAGCCAGGAGGAGcgagcccagctcctgcagcccacccTGGAGATCAACACCGG GCATGCTCTGATTAAGAAGCTCAGCGAGCTGAAGGACAGTCAGCCTGATCTGGCCCAGATGTTGCTCGACCAG ATTTATGAGAATGCCATGATTGCAGCAGGACTGAATGAGGATCCCAGGCCAATGGTGAACCGGCTGAACGAACTCCTCACCAGAATCCTGGAGAAGAACTGA